One window of the Esox lucius isolate fEsoLuc1 chromosome 8, fEsoLuc1.pri, whole genome shotgun sequence genome contains the following:
- the gclm gene encoding glutamate--cysteine ligase regulatory subunit, which translates to MESHNTSAKVLLNHATTLNLHTGNLVNRSRLKKKCPSSPSEEIQDCVRATLSEWFATIPPPTSPTELPDIIDCSIPQATEAITPEEREELKVSVKLFICEADLSSIKEAVDKACQALAVSQLDSVIIAPTVLPEGESQTLENLQPAWRELEGLVQSHKIATIGTSDLDKELLEQLYTWAEVKPSSNQVNLASCCVMPPDLTAFAKEFDIQLLTHNDPKELITAASFQEAVQESTQDLKVADWRLQWVLRYSVIVKSRGIIKAKGYLVHSKRSNL; encoded by the exons ATGGAAAGTCACAATACCAGTGCTAAGGTTCTCCTTAACCATGCTACGACTTTGAATCTGCACACTGGGAATTTAGTAAACCGAAGCCGACTCAAGAAAAAATGTCCGTCTTCACCTAGTGAAGAG ATTCAAGACTGTGTTCGAGCCACACTTAGTGAGTGGTTTGCCACAATACCACCACCAACTTCACCAACG GAGCTACCAGACATAATTGACTGCTCCATCCCTCAAGCTACAGAAGCCATCAcacctgaggagagagaggagcttAAGGTTTCAG TCAAACTATTTATTTGCGAAGCAGACCTTTCTTCAATCAAAGAGGCTGTAGATAAGG CTTGCCAGGCCCTAGCTGTGTCCCAGCTTGATTCAGTGATAATTGCACCCACTGTTCTACCTGAGGGGGAGAGCCAGACGCTGGAGAACTTGCAGCCTGCCTGGAGGGAGCTGGAGGGACTGGTGCAGAGCCACAAGATTGCCACCATCGGCACTTCTGACCTGGATAAGGAGCTCCTGGAACAGCTTTACACTTGGGCCGAG GTGAAACCCAGTAGTAACCAGGTGAATTTGGCCTCTTGCTGTGTGATGCCCCCTGACCTGACTGCGTTTGCAAAGGAGTTTGACATTCAGCTATTGACCCATAATGACCCAAAAG AACTGATTACTGCTGCCAGTTTCCAGGAAGCAGTGCAGGAGAGCACTCAGGACCTGAAGGTAGCAGACTGGAGGCTACAGTGGGTTTTGCGCTACTCCGTCATTGTCAAAAGCAGGGGAATCATCAAAGCAAAAGGCTACCTTGTTCACTCAAAGAGAAGCAACCTGTAG